The Phycisphaerae bacterium genome segment GTCGTCGGTGACATCTTTGGCGCGGATGACGATCGCCACCTTCTCGCCGGGCTTGGCGAACTGCGAAAGGTTCACCTCGAACGGCAGATAGCCGCCGACGTGCTCGGCGGCCGGCTGGCCGTTGACCCACACCCTCGCTTCCCAGTCGCACGCCCCGACGATCAACCAGGCATCCTTGCCCTTCCAGCCTTCGCCATCGGGCAGCGCGATCTCGCGCGAGTACCAGGCTACGCCCTTGTAGTCCTTGTCGCCGATCCCGCTCAGCTTACTCTCCCACGGAAACGGCACAGTGATTTTCCTGGAAAAAGCATGCTGGACTGGAACAAACCACTGCTCCTTTTCACCCACATCCTGCGGATCAAAGTCGAAGTCCCACTGGCCGTTAAGGTTGACCCACGGGCTCCGCTGAAAGTCCGGTCGCGGGTGCTCGGGCCACGGGATGTCGGCGGCGAAGGCGGTTATGCTGAATAGTCCTGTGACGATGATGGTGTTTGGAATTGCGTTTCTCATGTCGCCAGAATGTAACGCACGAGAAAGCCTTTCGCCAGCGGGCAGACCCGGGTACCATTTCGGTGCGATCCCGGGCCCGCTGGGGAGGCCTGGAAATGACGAATGACGAAACCAGAATGACGAACAAAGCCAATAGAAGTGGTCAGTGCTCAGTTGTCAGTAACCGGTTTCTTCAAAGCCCCCGAGACTGAAAACTGATGACTGACAACTCGATTCCGACATTCGGGTTTTGTCCCCGGCTCGTCGCGTGCCCCAAAGCATCGCACGCTTGCGTTATGGAGAGATCTCATGATTCGCGTAGGCCTGATCGGCGCCGGTTTCATCGGACGCAACCACTTCAACCAGTACGAGAAGATGCCCGAACGGGTGACTCTCATCATCTGCGACAAGGAGCCCGATCGCCGCGAAGGCGACTGGTCGAAGGTCGGCGGCAATATCGCCGACTCCAAGGGCAGTAAGCGGGACGTGAGCCATCTGCAGCGATATTCCGACTGGAAGCAGTTGATCGCCGACCCGAACGTCGACGCCGTGGACATCTGCGTTCCGACGCCGCTGCACAAGGAAATCACCTTGGCCGCCCTGCTGTCAGGCAAGCACGTCCTGTGTGAAAAACCCATGGCACTGACGGTTGAAGACTGCGATACCATGCTGGCCGCCGCCGCTAAGTCGAAGGCCAGGTTCATGGTCGCCCAGGTGATCCGCTTCTGGCCGGAATACCGCTTCCTTCGGCAGATTGTCGAGAACCGCCGGTACGGCCAACTGAAGGCTCTGCACCTCCGCCGCCAGGCCGCCACCCCGGGCTACACCTTGAACAACTGGGTGCTCAATCCGAAACTCTCGGGCGGGGCCGTCCTCGACCTGCACGTGCACGACGTGGATTTCGTCCTCGGGCTTCTGGGCAAGCCGAAAGCCGTCTGCGCCCAAGGTCACATCAAACCCAACGGCAGTTGCGACCGCATCCATGCCCAGTGGTACTACGATGCGGTCCCCCTGGTTCAATTGGAGGGCTGGTGGGACATGCCGGGAAACTTCCCCTTCAACATGGGCTTCACCGCCGTCTTCGAAAACGGCGGCGTCCACTGGGACATGAACACCGGCAAACCGCTGGCCGTTTATGAGAACGGCAAGGACCCCTACACGCCGGAGATCCCCACAGAAGACGGCTACTATGCCGAGATTGACTACTTCCTCAGTTGCATCGAGCAGAACCGGGACCCGAAGCTGACCACGCCGAAAGAAAGCCGCGACGCCGTGGCCCTGGCGCTGGCCGAACAGCAAAGTGCGGAAACAGCTCGACAGGTCGAGATTACCTGAAGCCAGTCTCATCAACATGCTCTGTGGAGAGGTCAAATGAACAAGGTCAAGGTCGGTATCATCGGCTCGGGTTTTGTTGCAGATCTGCATGCGGCGGCTTTCAAGATGATCCCTGAAGGCGAAGTCGTCGCCGTGGCGTCGCCCTCCCCCGGCAAGGCGAAAAAGTTCGCCGAGGAGCGGGGCATACCGAAAGCCTTCCACGACTATCATGACCTGCTGGCTGTGAAAGATATCGAGATGGTCAATCTGTGCGTTCCCAACGACCTGCATGCCGAGGTCGCGGTCGCCGCGGCCAAGGCCGGCAAGCACGTCGTCTGCGAGAAACCGCTCTGTCGCACCCTCGATGAGGCCGACGGAATGATCGCCGCGTGCCGCGATGCGGGTGTTCTGCTCATGTACGCCGAGGAACTGTGCTTTGCGCCCAAGTATGTGCGAGCCAAGACCTTGGTCGACGAGGGCGCCTTGGGCAAGGCGTTCCTGGTCAAGCAGAGCGAAGAGCATTTCGGTCCGCACATGCCGTGGTTCTGGGATGTGAATCGCTCGGGTGGCGGCGTGCTGCTGGACATGGGCTGCCACAGCATCGAATTCGCCCGCTGGGTATTCGGCAAGCCGGCCGTCAAGAGCGTCTACGCTCAAATGGGCACATACGTGCACGCCGACAAGACCAGGGGCGAAGACCACAGCCTCTGCATCGTCGAGTACGAAGGCGGCCGCGTTGGCTTGGCTGAGAACAGTTGGGCCAAGCAAGGGGGCGTCGACGATCGATGCGAGATCTACGGCTCAGGTGGCTTCACGCGAGCCGACCTGCTCCGCGGCAGCGCCCTGCTGACCTATAGCCAGCCGGGTTATGGGTATGCCGTCGAGAAGGCCGCTACCACCAAAGGGTACACCTTCACCATGTTCGAGGAAATCTGGAACTACGGCTTCCCGCAGGAAATGGCTCACTTTTGCCGATGCGTTCGCGGACTGGAAAAACCCATCGAAACGGGCGAGGACGGACGCGAGGTGCTCAAAATCATCCTGGCAGCCTACCACTCCGCTGGCACTGGCCGGCGAATTGAATGGCCATACCAGCCCCCCAAAACAGACAAGCCCATAGACCTGTGGCGACAGATCGACACCCCAAAACCATAAGTGCTGCAAAGGAAAGGCCTTACGGCTTGACGGTACGTGAGGGCATATTCTGCCCGTCCGGAACCTCAGTCCGCCAACCAGATGAGGTGAATCTTACGCTTCAGCGTCCGACGGCTTAAAACCGTCCACCTGAAGCCCCACCTGCTTCACCGCACTGATCAGTTGTTCAACCTTGGCCTGCTCGTCGTGTTCGACGCAGGCGCTGCGAGACTGCACGTCAATCGCCACCCCCGTCACGCCCTTCGTGGCCTTCAAACTGCGGGCAACGTTCGACGCCGACCTCTTATTATGCAGCCCTCGAATAGTCAGAATTGTTCTGGTCACAAATGCAACTCCGTCATCATTCCTTTCTGTGGCATGGGAAAGGCCATCATCCGGAAGGCTTGCCCTGTCCCCTGCCACTTGAAAATCGACCAAAGCCTGAGGCTGCCGCGGTTCCACGGCAACCAGGAACCGGCGCCCTCGTCGGGCTCGGCTTCCACTGCCTCGCCGTCGGTCCCACCAAAGCAGACGCTTATCAGCATCGAATTGGCCATCTCCCTTGTCAAGGTGGCGTGCCGACGTTGCACCCGCCCCTTGAATCGGCCGCTTCGCGGGCTTGCCGGTCTCGGATTCTCTATTGTCGGTCCGCCGAACGGCCAACCTTCACACAATCTATAAGCCATTGATAAAGCTAATCTTACGCAAGAATCGATGCCCTGTCGTGCCCTCGCTGCACAACACCGCACGGCACTGCGGTTCCAGAAAACCGGCCCGCCGTCCCATCAATCGATGGCAACCGGGTCGATTCGATCCAAGGTCCGATGTCTAACCCCGTTACGAGCCCACGCTTGCCCTCGCCAAGGCCCGCAAGACTCGCCGGGATTCCCCGCAGGCTGGCAAGACGAACAACAACAGGTACACTTGCCCGACCTTCGCAAGCTCGATGTCCAAGCGAAACGAGGAACACTCATGTCGGCTGTCGATCTGGCGATTCTCATTGCCTACATCGGTGCTGTTGTGACCATCGGCTTCTGGGTGAAGCGCCGAGCCTCCAAAGGCCTGGAATCTTACTTCCTCGGCGGAAGGGAACTGCCGTGGTGGATGATCGCCATGAGCGGCTCTTCCAGCTACTTCGACATCACGGGCACGATGTGGATTGTCTCCATGTTCGTAGCCTATGGTTTCAACGGCTTCTGGATCCAGTGGATGTGGGGCTTCCTGATCGCCGCGTTCTATCTGGCGTACATGGGCAAGTGGATCCGTCGTAGCGGCGTGATCACGGGGTCCGAGTGGATGGTCTATCGATTCGGGCCGACGCGAAGCGGTGACACCGCCCGGCTGGCCTACACGACCTTTGCCGTGCTGACCCTGACAACCTTCATCGGCTACACGGCCGTGGGCATGGGCAAGTTCGGCGGTCAGTTCCTCCCCATCAGGGAATGGGTGCCCATCCTGGCCGACTGGACACCACGCAACATCGACCGCCTGTGCGCCGTGCTCATCATCAGCCTGACGGGCGCGTACGTGGTCGTCGGCGGCTTCACCGGCTTGACCATCGTCGACTTCGTGCAAACGATCGTACTGACCACCGGCGCCGCCATGATCGCCGTACTCGGCTTTGCGACGTTCGACGAACAACCGGTCGCCGCAGCCCTGGCCAAGCTCGCAGAGGGCACAAACCGCATCGTTCAAGTCAACCCCGTACAGTGGTACTCGCTTCTACCACCGTGGCAAATCGAGAACCAGGCCGACCAATACGCTTTGTTCGGGGCTGTGGTCATCGCCTTCCTGATGAAGGGGCTGCTGCTGGGCCTGAGCGGGCCCGAGCAGCTCTACGACTTCCAGAAATTCCTTGCGACTCGCAACACGCGCGAGGCGTCGCTGGCCGGCATGCTCTGGGGAATCTGTCACACCGTCCGGTTCCCCATGGCCATGGCCATCACCATCATCGGGCTCGTGGCGGTGGCAGGGTCTACCGAGACCGGCTTCGACGCCGAAAAGGTGCTGCCCTATGTAATCGCTCATAAGCTTCCGCCGGTACTCAAAGGGCTTGCCCTGGCTGCGCTGATCGCAGCCTTCATGGCAACGTTCGGAGCAATGGTCAACGGATCGGCCTCTTATCTGATCCGCGACATCTACCAGCGTTATGTCAATCCGTCCGCATCAACCCGGCATTACGTCCGCGCCAGCTACCTGGCAAGCATCCTGATGATCTTGATCGGCATCGCGATCTCGCTCGTGAGCAGTTCGATCGCAACAATGATCACCTGGATTCTCGGATTCCTCGGCTCGGCTGTCCTGGTTCCCAACGTCCTGCGATGGTATTGGTGGCGAATAAGCGGATACGGGTTTGCCGCCGGGATGTGGACGGGCATGGTATTCTCGCTGATCCAAACCTTCCTCGACGAGCCGATTGCCGGATACATGGGGTGGGGCCGGTCCGTACCGGTATACTACGTCATTCCGGTGCTCGCGTCGGTCTCCGCGGCGGCATGCATTATCGTGACACTGCTGACCAGGCCGCCCGACATGAACACGCTGGCTCACTTCTACCGTACGACGAAGCCCGCCGGACGCTGGGGCCCGGTCGTCGAATACATCCGCCGGACAAACCCCGAGTTTCGTAAGGAGCCCTTCCTCCCCGACATCGCCGCACTGGTCGTCGGCCTGTTCTGGCTCGGAGCCATGTACGTCGGGCCGAGTTACCTGGTGGCTCATCAATGGCTGCCGGCCGGCATCTGCGCGCTCATGGTCGCGGTCGGTTCGGTAGTTCTCGCCGCAAGCTGGTACCGCCGACTGGAATCCGGTGAACCCCGACCGGCCTCCCCCAAGGCAATCCCATGACCGCTATCGACCGCACGTTTTCGGAGAACGCACCGTCATGTCGAAACAATGGACGAACGAACAAATCCTCGATCTCGCACGCGCATACCAGCCGGCCTGTGTGATCGCGGCGGCGGCCGACCTCGACCTGTTCACCGTCATCGCCGACCAGGAGATGGCTGCCGACACGCTTGCCGGCCGACTCCAGGTCGATACCCGCGCATTGACCGTGCTGCTGGATGCGCTGGCCTCCATCGGGCTCCTGAACAAACGTCACGGAAAGTACCGCACGCCGGCCGAGGTCTCCGCCGCCCTGTCGCAGGACGGCCCACGATCGGTCCTGCCGATGGTCCAGCACACCGCTAATTGCATGCGCAGATGGGCGCATCTCGCCCGCGTCGTCAAGACCGGCCGTCCCGCCGAGCGAACACCCAGCATCCGGGGCGAAGCAGCGGACCAGGCCGCGTTCATCGGAGCAATGCATGTCGTTTCCGAACCGGTTGCCGACCGGGTCGTCTCGGACATCCATCCTCCCCCGTTTAAGCACCTGCTCGACATCGGCGGGGCGTCGGGAACCTGGACCATGGCCTTCCTGCGACTCGACCCCCAAGCCACCGCCACGATCTTCGACCTTCCCGAGGTGATTCCCATGGCCGAGCAGCGGCTCCGCGAGGCCGGCTTCGCCGAGCGCGTCAGGCTCGCCCCCGGCGACTTCTACGTCGACAAGCTCCCCGCCGGCGCCGACCTTGTCTGGCTCAGTGCCATCGCCCATCAGAACTCGCGGAGGCAAAACCGCGAACTGTTTGCCGGGATTCACGACGCCCTGATCCCGGGCGGAACGCTCCTCCTGCGAGACGTGGTCATGAACGACGACCACACCGCCCCGCCGGGCGGGGCAATGTTCGCCGTCAACATGCTGGTCAACACCGAAGGCGGGGGCACGTACTCGTTGAGCGAGTACCGCCAAGACCTCGAAGCCTCCGGATTCAAAGACGTCCGTCTGCTCCGTGAAGACCCGTGGATGAATTCAGTCATCCGGGCCTCCCGAAACTGATCTGGACGACGAGCATGCCATCGGTACATTGTTCAGCATCGCAATCGGCTGTCCGTGCCCAGGAGGAGGTACACAACAATGGAACTCACCGCCACTGCCAGGAAACTCCCTTCGCTTCGTGATCGTCTCTCCCGTTTGAACTACACCAAGGCCTGTCAGCTTCTCGGCGAAAACGGCAAGGAACTGATCAAGCTGGGCGGAGCATACGAGATCCGCCTCGACGAACAAGTGTACCTCGGCGAGGACCTGTTCCGCCTGAGCCTGCCGGACGCCGTGGTCACGATCACCGCGATGGCCGAAGCCAAGAACCGCCTGCGCTTCAACTGCACCAGTTGCAACACCGTCTGCCGGCACATCGGGGCGGCGCTGGCACTGATCATCGAGGAGAAGATGTCCTTGGGCCTGGCGGCCCCGCCTCGCGAGCGTGTCCCGGTCGAGAGCCTGAGCGAGGAGAAGCTCATCGAGCAGGCGTTGGAGGAGCGCCGCGAGCGGGCCCGCACCGGGAACATGACCGTCACGTCCATGGACCCTGCCCGACTCTGGACCGACTACCTGGTCACGAACCGCATGTCGGGCAAAACCTACCGTGTGGCCCTGCGGGGTTGGGAACGAGGGCAGTCCTATTGTTCGTGCCCTGATTATCGCAAGAACACGCTCGGTACGTGCAAGCACATCATGCGCGTAGCCGAAAAGGTCAAGAAACGCTTTCCCGAGAACACCCGGCTCCGCCCGTATGTACCGAAAGACTTGGCCGTGTATTTGCAGTATGGCGAGCAACTTGAATTGCGCCTGCTGACCCCGCCCAACCTCAATGGCGCAGCCGGTGCCCTCATCGGGCCGGTTAGCGGCCGGGCGATTCAAGACATTCCCGACCTTCTCAGGCGAATTCAGAAACTGGCCATCCTCGGGTACCCGGTGGTCATTTATCCGGATGCTGAGGAATACATCAACCAGCAGCTCTTTCTCCAGCGCATGGCCGCCAAGACCGCGGAGATCCGGAAAAACCCCAAGGACCATCCCCTGCGCAAGACTCTGCTCAAGGCCGAACTGCTGCCCTACCAGATGGACGGCATCGCGTTCGCCGTCGGTGCCGGAAGGGCTATCCTGGCTGACGACATGGGCCTGGGTAAGACCATCCAGGGCATCGGCGTGGCCGAGTTGCTTGCCCGCGAGGTCAACATCCGAAAGGTTCTGATCGTCTGCCCAACCTCTCTCAAATCGCAGTGGCGCAGCGAGATCCACCGTTTCTCCAACCGTGATTGCCAGCTTGTTCTCGGCGGAGCGGCTGAAAGAGCCGCCCAGTACGACAACGATCGGTTCTTCACGATCTGCAACTACGAACAGGTGATGCGCGATATTCTGTCCGTCGAGAAAGTCAAATGGGACCTGATCATTCTCGACGAGGGTCAGCGAATCAAAAACTGGGAGACCAAGACCAGCCGGGTCATCAAAGGCCTGAAGTCGCCGTTCGCCTTGGTCCTGTCCGGCACGCCCCTCGAGAACCGCCTGGATGACCTGTTCTCCGTGGCAGAGTTCATCGATGATCGTCGGCTGGGCCCGGCCTTCCGTTTCTTCAACCGCCACCGCATCACCGACAAAACCGGCTATGTTCTGGGCTACAAGAACCTCGACGAGTTGCGCGCCCGGCTCAAGCCGGTTCTGCTCCGCC includes the following:
- a CDS encoding DEAD/DEAH box helicase; its protein translation is MELTATARKLPSLRDRLSRLNYTKACQLLGENGKELIKLGGAYEIRLDEQVYLGEDLFRLSLPDAVVTITAMAEAKNRLRFNCTSCNTVCRHIGAALALIIEEKMSLGLAAPPRERVPVESLSEEKLIEQALEERRERARTGNMTVTSMDPARLWTDYLVTNRMSGKTYRVALRGWERGQSYCSCPDYRKNTLGTCKHIMRVAEKVKKRFPENTRLRPYVPKDLAVYLQYGEQLELRLLTPPNLNGAAGALIGPVSGRAIQDIPDLLRRIQKLAILGYPVVIYPDAEEYINQQLFLQRMAAKTAEIRKNPKDHPLRKTLLKAELLPYQMDGIAFAVGAGRAILADDMGLGKTIQGIGVAELLAREVNIRKVLIVCPTSLKSQWRSEIHRFSNRDCQLVLGGAAERAAQYDNDRFFTICNYEQVMRDILSVEKVKWDLIILDEGQRIKNWETKTSRVIKGLKSPFALVLSGTPLENRLDDLFSVAEFIDDRRLGPAFRFFNRHRITDKTGYVLGYKNLDELRARLKPVLLRRTRDSVMKQLPPRTTEIVRITPTDEQLKLHQTYSQIVRSIVTKPYITEMDLLRLRQALTLCRMTADSTYLATKEEPGYSSKLETLDNLLEQLVAEENRKILLFSEWTTMLNLIEPLLNKRKIAFVRLDGSIPQKKRQPLVNAFQNDPRIKVFITTNAGATGLNLQAANTVINVDLPWNPAVLEQRISRAHRMGQEQPVQVFVLVTEATIEENLLGTLSAKHDLAMAALDAESDVSQVDLMTGIDELKRRLEVLIGARPYAPVDESEKRRVMEEAERLARADRVGSAGGRLLTAALGFMSELLPERPQTPEFDDMVETLRARLSECITQDEKGQHKLTVTLGDDSAVNNLLHALARLLSLKG
- a CDS encoding Gfo/Idh/MocA family oxidoreductase; translated protein: MIRVGLIGAGFIGRNHFNQYEKMPERVTLIICDKEPDRREGDWSKVGGNIADSKGSKRDVSHLQRYSDWKQLIADPNVDAVDICVPTPLHKEITLAALLSGKHVLCEKPMALTVEDCDTMLAAAAKSKARFMVAQVIRFWPEYRFLRQIVENRRYGQLKALHLRRQAATPGYTLNNWVLNPKLSGGAVLDLHVHDVDFVLGLLGKPKAVCAQGHIKPNGSCDRIHAQWYYDAVPLVQLEGWWDMPGNFPFNMGFTAVFENGGVHWDMNTGKPLAVYENGKDPYTPEIPTEDGYYAEIDYFLSCIEQNRDPKLTTPKESRDAVALALAEQQSAETARQVEIT
- a CDS encoding methyltransferase, yielding MSKQWTNEQILDLARAYQPACVIAAAADLDLFTVIADQEMAADTLAGRLQVDTRALTVLLDALASIGLLNKRHGKYRTPAEVSAALSQDGPRSVLPMVQHTANCMRRWAHLARVVKTGRPAERTPSIRGEAADQAAFIGAMHVVSEPVADRVVSDIHPPPFKHLLDIGGASGTWTMAFLRLDPQATATIFDLPEVIPMAEQRLREAGFAERVRLAPGDFYVDKLPAGADLVWLSAIAHQNSRRQNRELFAGIHDALIPGGTLLLRDVVMNDDHTAPPGGAMFAVNMLVNTEGGGTYSLSEYRQDLEASGFKDVRLLREDPWMNSVIRASRN
- a CDS encoding heavy-metal-associated domain-containing protein, producing MTRTILTIRGLHNKRSASNVARSLKATKGVTGVAIDVQSRSACVEHDEQAKVEQLISAVKQVGLQVDGFKPSDAEA
- a CDS encoding Gfo/Idh/MocA family oxidoreductase, with the translated sequence MNKVKVGIIGSGFVADLHAAAFKMIPEGEVVAVASPSPGKAKKFAEERGIPKAFHDYHDLLAVKDIEMVNLCVPNDLHAEVAVAAAKAGKHVVCEKPLCRTLDEADGMIAACRDAGVLLMYAEELCFAPKYVRAKTLVDEGALGKAFLVKQSEEHFGPHMPWFWDVNRSGGGVLLDMGCHSIEFARWVFGKPAVKSVYAQMGTYVHADKTRGEDHSLCIVEYEGGRVGLAENSWAKQGGVDDRCEIYGSGGFTRADLLRGSALLTYSQPGYGYAVEKAATTKGYTFTMFEEIWNYGFPQEMAHFCRCVRGLEKPIETGEDGREVLKIILAAYHSAGTGRRIEWPYQPPKTDKPIDLWRQIDTPKP